A single region of the Marinobacter salinisoli genome encodes:
- a CDS encoding site-specific DNA-methyltransferase yields the protein MTKSTPVQESLQIATPDGETTNVENYEFEPIRGYPMLNWRGKRPFTSTQYYPAQLKEVHGEEVNGWRNKVFWGDNLQVMGHLLKEFRGKVDLIYIDPPFDSKAEYKKSIRLKNASASSDSSPFEEKQYSDIWNNDEYLQFIYERMILAKELLTDGGSLYFHCDSHRVHYIKCLLDEIFGVENFMNDVIWKRTGSHNSAKRYGPIHDTLLFYTKGPNFHWSGITTPYDEEYKKRFSYADPDGRKFQPISLIAAGLRAGSTGKPWRGIDVAKNGNHWRTTVEKLEKLDEDGYIFWPPGGGLPRLKQYLDEAKGNPIQDIWTDIPAINSQAQEREGYPTQKPEALLKRVIEASTPPGALVLDFFMGSGTTQVAAMKLGRRFIGADINLGSIQTSTRRLIGVADKVRQKNLDEEHDRWTGFEVYNVNHYDIFRNPVQAKELLVEALEIQKLEFSTVFDGEKDGRMVKIMPVNRISTRADLNELVAGFDYKAWERKQNERPNQPVEKIALICMGHEPDLAAQLEFAAKPFKIDVEVVDILRDKADLEFKRDAQAKVVIKNGELVIEKFYPMNLLQKLSLQKESVEDWKELVESVLVDWNYDGGVLQPAVVDIPGKKDMVKGVYKIPAEAGTIRVKITDLLSESWEGELSNG from the coding sequence ATGACTAAAAGTACTCCTGTGCAAGAAAGCCTTCAGATTGCCACTCCCGATGGGGAAACCACCAACGTCGAGAACTATGAGTTTGAGCCGATCAGGGGCTATCCGATGCTTAACTGGCGGGGCAAACGACCATTCACATCAACGCAGTACTATCCTGCGCAATTGAAGGAAGTACACGGCGAAGAAGTGAATGGTTGGCGCAATAAGGTTTTCTGGGGTGACAACCTGCAGGTGATGGGCCACTTGCTGAAAGAGTTTCGTGGGAAAGTAGACTTAATTTACATCGATCCGCCTTTTGATTCCAAGGCGGAATACAAAAAATCGATTCGACTTAAAAATGCAAGCGCTTCATCGGACTCATCACCATTCGAGGAAAAGCAATATAGCGATATTTGGAACAATGACGAATATTTACAGTTCATTTATGAGCGGATGATATTGGCCAAAGAGTTGCTGACGGACGGAGGCTCACTCTACTTTCACTGCGACTCGCACAGAGTGCACTACATCAAGTGCTTGCTAGACGAAATTTTCGGGGTTGAAAATTTCATGAATGATGTGATTTGGAAGCGTACTGGGTCACATAATAGTGCGAAACGTTACGGTCCGATCCATGACACATTACTTTTCTACACTAAGGGGCCAAATTTTCATTGGTCTGGCATCACCACGCCATACGATGAGGAATACAAAAAGCGTTTTAGCTATGCCGATCCAGATGGTCGTAAGTTCCAACCAATAAGCCTAATTGCAGCGGGGCTACGAGCCGGTTCGACTGGTAAGCCTTGGCGTGGAATTGACGTGGCTAAGAACGGAAATCATTGGCGGACCACGGTCGAGAAGCTTGAGAAGCTTGATGAAGATGGCTATATTTTTTGGCCCCCGGGTGGAGGACTGCCTCGTCTAAAGCAGTATTTAGATGAAGCCAAAGGAAATCCAATCCAAGACATCTGGACCGATATTCCAGCCATCAACTCTCAAGCACAAGAGAGAGAAGGATACCCCACTCAAAAACCAGAAGCGCTGCTAAAGCGAGTGATTGAGGCATCCACTCCGCCGGGTGCACTTGTACTTGATTTCTTCATGGGTTCAGGAACTACACAGGTTGCTGCGATGAAACTCGGTCGCAGATTTATTGGTGCGGATATCAATCTCGGATCAATCCAGACCAGTACAAGGCGCTTGATTGGTGTTGCCGATAAAGTTCGACAAAAAAACCTAGATGAAGAGCACGACCGTTGGACCGGCTTCGAAGTATATAACGTCAACCACTACGATATTTTCCGCAACCCCGTTCAAGCTAAGGAACTGCTTGTCGAAGCGCTTGAAATACAGAAGTTAGAATTCAGTACCGTATTCGATGGTGAGAAAGATGGCCGTATGGTAAAGATCATGCCGGTCAATCGCATCTCTACTCGTGCCGATCTGAACGAGCTTGTTGCGGGCTTCGACTATAAGGCATGGGAACGTAAACAGAACGAGAGGCCTAACCAGCCGGTCGAGAAGATAGCCCTTATCTGCATGGGACACGAGCCAGATTTGGCTGCGCAACTGGAGTTTGCCGCCAAGCCCTTCAAGATCGATGTAGAGGTGGTGGATATCTTACGCGACAAGGCTGATCTAGAGTTCAAGCGCGACGCGCAGGCGAAAGTTGTTATCAAGAATGGAGAGCTTGTCATTGAGAAGTTTTACCCGATGAACCTTCTGCAAAAACTTTCGCTGCAAAAGGAGTCGGTTGAGGACTGGAAAGAGTTGGTCGAGTCCGTGTTAGTCGACTGGAACTACGATGGCGGAGTGTTACAGCCCGCAGTGGTGGATATCCCCGGTAAAAAAGACATGGTGAAAGGGGTGTACAAGATACCCGCCGAGGCTGGAACCATCCGCGTGAAGATCACGGACCTACTCTCGGAGTCGTGGGAAGGAGAATTGAGTAATGGCTAA
- a CDS encoding TnsA endonuclease N-terminal domain-containing protein has translation MAKRKIQSASLDFAFFQFLWQFYQSNRGTIRTHYKELTRKFLDFNNPEKNPKAFLRQPQFEALEVYIFLKEFLGNAKVEKIFQQWFEKQGRFGGRAEGGIVSDKSGQADLLDQITQDQYKAVFAAMRKNSRAYPNYIFALTMGTGKTILMATCIFYEFLLGNKFEKDARYCHNALVFAPDKTVLQSLKEIESFDLTCVVPPEYVSFLTTHLRFHYLEEAGTSLDTLDRSRFNIIVSNTQKIILKRKHKEKSSVDKLFGANGQTLRTTGVYSDAADLYDFDQPEEEGELTTNQRFEKLRRLEQLGIYVDEAHHAFGKALAKDMGIGAKATDTSLRTTIDILSASLSASGTRVVACYNFTGTPYVGREVLPEVVYTYGLKDAIDKGFLKNVMLHGYANTRTDEFVDIAIEKFLEETGEIRPEGLLPKLAFFAATIDELNNELRPAVERVLLKHGIPTSRILVNVGDNKLTTNDDIREFNRLDKAESEKQFILLVNKGREGWNCRSLFGVGLFREPKSKVFVLQATMRCLRAIGKAQYTGHVFLSDDNLKTLNDELQQNFHISTDELQKVGKDKERVQIRVVEPPVKIRLVRVRKQYQMREKVLVPGQPLGLNRADKESWNLLVEKYRLVEIQQEGLATPEAARASGSQTFDLTERREKRTFSRLSLVAEVSRYLNLAPLDVEELLDATEEGADELVAIANEFNELLYDEIIPRLFRQLYDLDESQKTEEHEVDLIKVPSAGYYEMSAEKDKIVRMSDEQVKEEGRSKSFHLDTYCFDSGSENWLFWDLLREQRVKKIYFTGMLTHGQSDFFIQYIDPDSHTVRSYYPDFIFQREEPDGSLKYVIVEVKADNQVEDSVVQAKKDFAQQIAVASGMEYRILKSSDADKRHFRMLL, from the coding sequence ATGGCTAAGCGAAAAATCCAAAGTGCCTCGCTCGACTTCGCCTTCTTCCAATTCTTGTGGCAATTCTATCAGTCCAATCGAGGCACGATCCGCACGCATTACAAAGAGCTGACGCGCAAATTTCTGGATTTCAACAACCCAGAGAAGAATCCAAAGGCTTTCTTGCGTCAGCCACAATTCGAGGCGTTAGAGGTTTATATCTTCCTCAAGGAGTTCCTTGGTAACGCCAAAGTTGAAAAGATTTTTCAGCAGTGGTTCGAAAAGCAAGGTCGATTCGGGGGTCGGGCTGAAGGCGGAATCGTGTCAGATAAATCTGGCCAGGCAGACTTACTTGACCAGATAACACAGGATCAGTACAAAGCTGTATTCGCCGCAATGCGCAAGAACTCGCGTGCCTACCCAAACTACATTTTTGCGCTAACGATGGGTACCGGCAAAACCATCCTGATGGCGACCTGCATCTTCTATGAATTCCTGCTGGGCAACAAATTCGAGAAAGACGCGCGATATTGCCACAATGCGCTGGTGTTTGCCCCTGACAAGACTGTGCTGCAGTCATTGAAGGAGATCGAGTCCTTTGACCTTACGTGCGTGGTGCCACCAGAGTACGTTAGTTTCCTGACCACACACCTGCGCTTTCATTATCTTGAAGAAGCTGGTACCTCACTCGACACTTTGGACCGGTCGCGTTTCAATATTATCGTCTCCAACACACAGAAAATTATTCTAAAGCGCAAGCATAAAGAGAAGTCTTCTGTCGACAAACTTTTTGGGGCTAACGGACAAACACTGAGAACAACCGGCGTCTATTCTGACGCCGCGGATCTCTACGATTTTGATCAGCCCGAGGAAGAGGGCGAGCTAACTACTAACCAGCGATTTGAGAAGCTGCGTCGCTTGGAGCAGTTGGGTATATATGTCGACGAGGCCCATCACGCTTTTGGCAAGGCATTAGCAAAGGATATGGGTATCGGAGCGAAGGCAACTGATACCAGTCTGCGCACTACAATTGATATCTTGTCCGCCAGTCTTAGCGCGTCGGGCACCAGGGTGGTTGCCTGCTATAACTTTACCGGCACTCCCTACGTCGGGCGTGAGGTGCTACCAGAGGTGGTCTACACCTACGGACTAAAGGACGCCATCGATAAGGGCTTTCTTAAGAATGTGATGCTTCATGGCTATGCCAACACACGGACCGATGAATTTGTCGATATAGCCATCGAGAAATTTTTGGAGGAAACTGGCGAAATTCGACCCGAGGGGCTGCTGCCAAAGTTGGCCTTCTTCGCGGCCACTATTGACGAATTGAATAACGAGCTGAGGCCGGCGGTGGAGCGCGTGTTGCTTAAGCACGGCATTCCAACCTCGCGCATTCTGGTTAACGTGGGTGACAACAAGCTAACCACGAACGACGATATCCGGGAGTTTAATAGGCTAGACAAGGCAGAATCGGAGAAACAATTCATCCTTCTTGTAAATAAGGGTCGCGAGGGATGGAACTGTCGTTCGCTATTCGGTGTTGGCCTTTTCCGGGAACCTAAATCTAAGGTGTTTGTACTGCAGGCCACGATGCGTTGTTTGCGAGCCATCGGTAAGGCCCAGTATACCGGCCATGTTTTCCTGTCGGACGACAACCTGAAAACCCTGAACGACGAACTCCAGCAAAATTTCCATATTAGTACTGATGAGTTACAGAAAGTTGGGAAGGATAAAGAGCGGGTACAAATTCGGGTGGTTGAGCCCCCTGTCAAAATCAGGTTAGTACGAGTACGTAAACAGTATCAGATGCGGGAGAAAGTGCTCGTGCCCGGTCAGCCTCTAGGCCTAAACCGAGCTGATAAGGAGAGCTGGAACTTGCTGGTAGAAAAGTATCGACTGGTAGAAATTCAGCAGGAAGGTTTGGCAACTCCTGAGGCGGCGCGTGCCTCCGGTAGTCAGACCTTCGACTTGACTGAGCGCCGGGAGAAGCGGACTTTCTCACGGCTATCGTTGGTTGCGGAGGTGTCCCGCTATCTGAACCTTGCGCCGCTAGACGTCGAGGAGCTTCTCGATGCTACTGAGGAAGGTGCTGATGAGTTGGTTGCTATAGCCAATGAATTTAACGAGCTACTCTATGACGAAATAATTCCGCGTTTATTCCGTCAATTATACGACCTTGATGAATCGCAGAAAACCGAAGAGCACGAGGTCGATTTGATAAAAGTTCCTTCCGCCGGCTATTACGAGATGTCTGCGGAAAAGGACAAGATTGTGCGAATGAGCGACGAGCAGGTCAAAGAGGAGGGACGCTCCAAGAGCTTCCACCTTGACACCTACTGCTTCGATTCTGGTTCTGAGAATTGGCTGTTTTGGGACCTGCTTCGTGAGCAGCGGGTGAAGAAAATCTATTTCACCGGGATGTTGACGCACGGCCAATCGGATTTTTTTATTCAGTACATCGACCCCGATTCGCACACTGTCCGAAGCTACTATCCGGATTTCATTTTTCAGCGTGAGGAACCAGATGGAAGCCTGAAGTATGTAATCGTTGAAGTAAAGGCTGACAACCAGGTTGAGGACTCTGTGGTGCAGGCCAAAAAGGACTTCGCTCAGCAGATCGCGGTGGCCAGTGGGATGGAGTACCGCATCTTGAAGTCCTCCGATGCGGATAAGCGGCATTTCCGAATGCTACTGTAG
- a CDS encoding ATP-dependent helicase: MTTGAAHLQSKANPEQLKAILATDGPVLIIAGPGSGKTFTLVERIVYLITEKGVEPESLLVVTFTDKAARELTTRISNRLAELGIQFNLNEMYLGTFHSICLRLLEDYREFTRLKRSFTLFDQFDQQYFLYQRIKDFREMPDAHLVMGEDQKGRWAQSESLLKWLNKVSEEALDAATLAAASEPEIRVLAACFSKYLDLLNENNSLDFSGIQYEALQLLERHPEVLVQLREKLTHLMVDEYQDTNTIQERILLLLAGEHQNLCVVGDDDQGLYRFRGATIRNILEFPTLFGEGRCKQVKLTVNYRSHPDIIRFYTEWMKEQVWDDGTRVFRFPKQILPREDDFTEQPTAVRLAAGDDDGGNTNWNAEVLAFLNGLKDSGQVADWNQVAFLFRSVKSDKAVALARFLEAQGVPVYSPRSNMFFEREEIRLMIGALIFLFPQFPKVRAWVEGVTLPIWDYYDHQCFKPFTDELRKPENKPLLDWARPLAKRHAVLAQNTDYSFSGLFYQLLQFPLFSRFLSEEVLQGVDKGRAARNLGTFSKLLTKFEYLHYVSVLNPEFLEKNLRDFFNQFLRFLLSGGIGEYEDEAEYAPKGCVSFLTIHQSKGLEFPVVVCGSLEAVPRKQYSTLDVMLEDGGYLSKERFEPLEHIKRFDFWRLFYTAFSRAQNLLVLAAQEKQGQGRSPSKYFQRLFYELPNWRDIDLSGLTFEAVKQINLKREYSFTSHITVFENCAEQYRFFKELEFAPVRESPMLFGTLVHQTIEDIHKSVLRGEEGKLSLDAIEGWFSANYAMLSKKERVYLAPSSQRAALLHVLRYYERENGNWDRIKEAEVDISLVKDQYILKGSVDLIRGENNTVEIIDFKSEKKPDMEKDRERLRQYQHQLEVYAHLVEERTGQRVSRMHLYYTGEDGGNPYVSFSKDDRAIGNTIARFDDIVARIESQDYQIETRPTKLCQSCDMRGYCDNKNWNFRN; the protein is encoded by the coding sequence ATGACTACCGGTGCTGCTCACCTTCAGTCCAAAGCCAACCCTGAGCAGCTAAAAGCTATCCTGGCTACAGACGGCCCGGTGCTAATCATTGCGGGGCCGGGATCGGGTAAAACCTTCACGCTAGTCGAGCGCATTGTCTATTTAATAACCGAAAAAGGGGTCGAGCCCGAGTCGCTGCTAGTTGTCACGTTTACCGACAAGGCTGCACGAGAGTTGACCACCCGTATCTCGAATCGGTTAGCCGAGCTGGGCATTCAGTTCAATTTGAACGAAATGTACCTTGGTACCTTCCATTCGATCTGTCTGCGGTTGCTGGAAGATTATCGTGAGTTCACGCGGCTAAAGCGGAGCTTCACGCTATTTGACCAGTTCGACCAACAGTACTTCCTTTACCAGCGCATTAAGGACTTTCGTGAGATGCCCGATGCCCATTTAGTAATGGGTGAAGACCAGAAGGGGCGCTGGGCACAGTCGGAGAGCTTACTTAAGTGGCTTAATAAAGTCAGCGAAGAGGCGCTCGATGCAGCAACACTGGCGGCGGCGTCAGAGCCAGAAATTCGCGTCCTTGCGGCGTGCTTCAGTAAGTACCTGGATCTTCTGAACGAGAACAACTCGCTCGACTTCTCCGGTATTCAATACGAAGCACTGCAGCTGCTAGAAAGGCACCCCGAAGTGTTGGTGCAATTGCGTGAAAAGCTTACACATCTGATGGTGGACGAGTACCAAGATACCAACACCATACAGGAACGCATTCTTCTGTTACTCGCAGGCGAGCACCAAAATTTGTGCGTGGTAGGGGATGACGATCAGGGCCTATACCGCTTTCGTGGGGCCACCATTCGCAACATTTTGGAGTTCCCTACGCTATTCGGTGAGGGTCGATGTAAGCAGGTTAAACTTACTGTCAATTACCGCTCGCACCCAGACATCATCCGCTTCTACACCGAGTGGATGAAGGAGCAGGTTTGGGACGATGGTACCCGCGTGTTTCGCTTTCCCAAGCAGATCTTGCCGCGAGAGGACGATTTTACAGAGCAGCCCACGGCAGTCCGCTTGGCAGCCGGTGATGATGATGGGGGCAACACAAACTGGAACGCCGAGGTTCTCGCGTTCCTCAATGGTTTGAAGGACTCAGGTCAGGTCGCGGACTGGAATCAGGTGGCGTTCCTTTTTCGCTCGGTTAAAAGTGACAAGGCAGTGGCGCTGGCGCGTTTTCTCGAAGCACAAGGGGTGCCGGTCTATTCGCCTCGTTCGAACATGTTCTTCGAGCGTGAAGAAATCCGTTTGATGATCGGTGCGCTGATTTTCCTATTCCCGCAGTTTCCAAAGGTGAGGGCGTGGGTCGAAGGCGTTACGCTGCCAATTTGGGACTACTACGACCACCAGTGTTTCAAGCCGTTCACCGACGAATTGCGGAAGCCGGAGAACAAACCATTGCTGGATTGGGCGCGGCCATTGGCCAAGCGTCACGCCGTGCTAGCACAGAACACTGACTACTCGTTCTCGGGCTTGTTTTACCAGCTACTGCAATTCCCTCTGTTTTCGCGTTTTCTTAGTGAAGAAGTATTGCAGGGGGTTGATAAGGGACGTGCAGCGAGAAACCTCGGCACTTTTTCCAAGTTGCTGACTAAATTCGAGTACCTACACTATGTCAGCGTACTCAACCCGGAATTTCTGGAAAAAAATCTACGTGACTTTTTCAACCAATTCCTACGCTTTCTCCTGAGCGGTGGTATCGGCGAATACGAGGACGAGGCAGAGTACGCGCCCAAGGGCTGCGTCTCGTTTCTTACCATTCATCAGTCCAAAGGGCTGGAGTTCCCGGTGGTGGTTTGCGGCTCGCTGGAAGCGGTACCGCGCAAGCAATACAGCACCCTGGATGTGATGCTGGAAGACGGTGGCTACCTCTCTAAAGAGCGTTTTGAGCCACTCGAACATATCAAAAGGTTCGATTTCTGGCGGCTGTTCTACACCGCTTTCTCTCGCGCCCAGAATCTTCTAGTGCTTGCTGCGCAGGAAAAGCAAGGTCAGGGGAGGTCGCCCTCCAAATATTTCCAGCGCCTGTTTTACGAGCTTCCGAACTGGCGCGACATTGATCTCTCAGGGCTGACCTTCGAAGCGGTGAAGCAGATCAACCTCAAACGCGAATATTCATTCACATCGCACATTACGGTGTTCGAGAACTGCGCCGAGCAGTACCGGTTCTTCAAGGAGCTTGAATTCGCACCTGTTCGCGAAAGTCCGATGCTGTTCGGCACCTTGGTGCACCAGACTATCGAGGACATCCACAAGAGCGTCTTGCGGGGTGAAGAGGGAAAGCTTTCTTTAGACGCCATTGAAGGTTGGTTCTCGGCAAACTACGCCATGCTCTCGAAGAAGGAGCGCGTATACCTTGCTCCTTCTTCGCAGCGGGCGGCGTTGCTGCACGTATTGCGCTATTACGAGCGCGAGAATGGAAATTGGGATCGCATCAAGGAGGCCGAGGTCGATATTTCGCTTGTCAAGGATCAGTACATATTGAAGGGCAGTGTCGACTTGATCCGCGGCGAAAACAATACGGTCGAAATCATCGACTTCAAGTCTGAGAAGAAGCCGGATATGGAGAAGGATCGGGAGCGGCTGCGCCAATATCAGCACCAGCTTGAGGTCTATGCCCATCTGGTGGAAGAGCGTACGGGCCAGCGGGTTAGCCGAATGCATCTTTACTATACGGGCGAAGACGGTGGTAACCCTTACGTCTCCTTTTCAAAGGATGACCGGGCCATCGGGAATACTATCGCGCGCTTTGATGACATCGTGGCACGTATCGAGAGCCAGGATTACCAGATCGAAACACGCCCTACAAAACTGTGTCAGAGCTGCGACATGCGTGGCTACTGCGACAACAAGAATTGGAACTTCAGGAATTGA
- a CDS encoding sacsin N-terminal ATP-binding-like domain-containing protein, translated as MASNYEAICDENRRRYGTEGAQKSGALAAGLYDNQTHFIFELLQNAEDALGRRGAWQGPRKVSFELTPTTLTLSHFGKPFDEADVRSVCDIAESTKNEASIGRFGLGFKSVYTVTDLPEIHSGEEDFAIQEYVFPRQTTRTRRQSDETQIILPLRAEEPDVEQDIMTGFRHLGPGALMFLRNVEEISWSVEGGASGLYMRNRPEALGQNVKRVTVIGHETGQVEVDQSWLVFHRDVCSEEQKKIGRVEIAFSLVEPKDAAGRWVVHPLATSPLVVFFPTVVETHLGFLVQGPYRTTPSRETVPPSDPWNQYLVMETSSLLVEAMRWMRDEAMLDVSAFRCLPIDPEKFPQGSRFTPLFDAVREAFQEEALLPTFDGRYVTAHQGKLARTQELRELFSADQIAALLDPAVTAWLSADITQDKAPEVRQYLMRELDIDEITPARLIPSLNKQFLEAQPDEWVLQLYEFLNGQEAAALRRRLDTIPLIRLNDGSHVVAREDGMANAFLPSDITTNFPTISRAVCSTPEAISFLSSLGITKPDPVDDVIWNILPKYQHQEVSVDDDAYAADIERILSAFKTDSGKQKEKLQAALHENNFVMVIDSGDGATYVAQPSAIYIATERLQQLFAGVPDVLLVDNEYECLRGEDIRNLLVSCGASRYLTPEATPSQLSYSEKEKLRKEAGLERASWETEPQDFTLRGLEELLKLLPTLQHSEAVTKATVLWEALIDLEGRGTGAFYGSYEWSYYRETKNARFDAAFIRMLNQIAWVPNGHGELTTPSQVIFDTLGWKPNPFLQTKIAFKPPIINQLAKEAGIDPEILDLLRRDPAIVAELASRLTPSPVPEPNKPTDTEPEADAPPDIDVYDDANDLYGDDMPDIPPGTPDPDGGDTGGSGGSGGSGGSGGSGGSGGSGGSGGSGGSGGSGGSGGSGGSGGSGGSGGSGGSGGSGGPRGSGGPGKRKPGHAGGRPFISYVGAHPDDNEADPDGLDQSARMQIEAHAINLITNLEPTLFRTPEGNPGFDLYEADSTGKQIRWVEVKSMTGSLEDRPVGLSYTQFDYAREKGDAYWLYIVEHATDPAQARVLRIQNPAGQARTFTFDYGWSQIARTDSPR; from the coding sequence GTGGCATCTAACTACGAAGCGATTTGCGACGAAAACCGGCGGCGCTATGGCACGGAAGGCGCTCAAAAGTCAGGGGCGCTGGCGGCGGGGTTGTATGACAATCAAACGCACTTCATTTTCGAACTGCTACAGAACGCCGAAGATGCCCTAGGTCGACGCGGCGCTTGGCAAGGGCCGCGTAAGGTCTCTTTTGAGCTGACTCCAACAACATTGACGCTTTCCCACTTCGGCAAGCCATTCGATGAAGCAGACGTCCGAAGCGTGTGCGACATTGCAGAGAGCACAAAGAACGAGGCGTCCATTGGACGCTTTGGACTGGGCTTCAAATCAGTCTACACGGTTACCGACCTGCCAGAGATTCACTCTGGTGAAGAAGACTTCGCTATCCAGGAATACGTCTTCCCCAGACAAACAACTCGAACGCGCCGCCAAAGTGACGAGACACAGATCATCCTGCCGCTCAGGGCTGAAGAACCAGATGTAGAACAGGACATCATGACAGGGTTCCGGCACCTAGGGCCCGGCGCACTGATGTTTCTGCGCAACGTCGAGGAGATTAGCTGGAGCGTCGAAGGTGGCGCATCCGGGCTCTACATGCGCAACCGGCCGGAGGCACTCGGGCAAAACGTCAAGCGCGTGACGGTCATCGGCCATGAAACCGGGCAAGTTGAGGTCGACCAGAGCTGGCTAGTATTCCACCGCGACGTCTGCTCGGAGGAGCAGAAGAAGATTGGCAGGGTGGAGATCGCGTTTTCTCTGGTCGAACCCAAGGATGCTGCAGGTCGTTGGGTCGTTCATCCCCTGGCCACCTCCCCGCTTGTGGTGTTCTTCCCGACTGTGGTGGAGACCCACCTTGGTTTCCTCGTGCAAGGCCCATATCGCACCACGCCCAGTCGGGAAACTGTTCCACCAAGCGACCCTTGGAACCAGTATCTGGTCATGGAAACGTCCAGTCTACTGGTGGAAGCGATGCGTTGGATGCGCGATGAAGCGATGCTGGATGTTTCGGCTTTTCGCTGTCTACCCATCGACCCCGAAAAGTTTCCTCAAGGATCGCGGTTTACGCCGTTATTCGATGCCGTCCGGGAGGCGTTTCAAGAGGAGGCTCTGCTACCAACTTTCGACGGCCGGTACGTGACCGCCCATCAGGGAAAGCTGGCGCGCACGCAAGAATTACGTGAACTGTTCAGTGCAGACCAGATTGCGGCGCTGTTAGATCCTGCGGTCACTGCATGGTTATCAGCTGATATTACACAGGATAAGGCACCCGAGGTCCGCCAGTATCTGATGCGCGAACTCGACATAGACGAGATCACGCCAGCCAGACTCATACCGAGCCTAAACAAGCAATTCCTTGAAGCGCAGCCCGACGAGTGGGTGCTGCAGCTATACGAGTTTCTGAATGGCCAGGAGGCTGCGGCACTGCGTCGCCGCCTCGATACCATTCCACTAATCCGTCTTAATGACGGATCCCATGTAGTCGCGCGCGAAGACGGCATGGCCAACGCATTCCTACCCAGCGATATCACTACAAATTTTCCCACTATTAGCCGTGCGGTATGTTCGACACCCGAGGCGATATCGTTCCTGAGCTCACTGGGTATCACCAAGCCTGATCCAGTGGATGACGTAATCTGGAATATTCTGCCGAAGTATCAGCACCAAGAAGTGAGCGTGGATGACGATGCTTACGCGGCGGACATCGAGCGAATCCTATCTGCTTTCAAAACAGATTCAGGTAAACAGAAGGAAAAGCTCCAGGCAGCCCTACACGAAAACAACTTCGTAATGGTGATTGATAGTGGGGATGGCGCGACCTATGTCGCCCAGCCCAGCGCAATTTATATTGCCACTGAGCGCCTGCAGCAACTTTTCGCCGGCGTACCCGATGTACTGCTAGTCGACAACGAGTATGAATGTCTTCGCGGTGAGGATATCCGCAACCTTTTGGTGTCATGTGGTGCTAGCCGCTACCTAACCCCCGAGGCAACACCGTCACAACTAAGTTACTCCGAAAAGGAAAAGCTCCGAAAAGAAGCCGGCCTTGAGCGCGCTAGCTGGGAGACCGAACCACAAGACTTCACTCTTCGGGGGCTGGAAGAGCTTTTAAAGCTCTTACCAACTCTGCAGCACAGTGAAGCGGTAACTAAAGCAACGGTACTTTGGGAAGCACTGATAGATCTTGAAGGGCGCGGAACCGGGGCATTTTATGGTTCTTATGAATGGAGCTACTACCGTGAAACAAAGAATGCACGATTTGACGCGGCCTTTATTCGAATGCTTAACCAGATCGCCTGGGTGCCCAACGGCCATGGCGAACTGACTACGCCGAGTCAAGTGATATTCGACACCCTTGGCTGGAAGCCCAACCCCTTCCTGCAGACCAAGATTGCCTTTAAGCCGCCAATCATCAATCAGCTGGCCAAGGAAGCTGGTATTGATCCAGAAATTCTAGATCTGCTTCGAAGAGATCCCGCTATCGTTGCAGAGCTCGCATCCCGATTAACGCCCAGTCCAGTACCAGAACCGAACAAACCGACAGATACGGAACCGGAAGCCGACGCGCCACCCGACATCGACGTATACGACGATGCCAATGATTTGTATGGCGATGATATGCCAGATATCCCGCCAGGAACCCCTGACCCCGATGGAGGCGACACAGGTGGATCTGGTGGATCTGGTGGATCTGGTGGATCTGGTGGATCTGGTGGGTCTGGCGGGTCTGGCGGGTCTGGCGGGTCTGGCGGGTCTGGCGGGTCTGGCGGGTCTGGCGGGTCTGGCGGGTCTGGCGGGTCTGGCGGGTCTGGCGGGTCTGGCGGGTCTGGCGGGTCTGGCGGGCCTCGTGGGTCTGGTGGCCCAGGGAAAAGAAAGCCTGGGCACGCGGGAGGACGGCCATTCATTTCCTACGTCGGCGCACATCCGGATGACAATGAAGCCGATCCTGATGGCCTCGATCAATCGGCGCGGATGCAGATCGAAGCGCACGCCATCAATCTAATCACTAACCTTGAGCCGACACTATTTCGAACGCCAGAAGGCAACCCCGGGTTTGATCTTTATGAGGCCGACAGCACTGGCAAGCAGATTCGATGGGTTGAAGTGAAGTCGATGACGGGGAGCCTAGAAGATCGCCCCGTGGGCCTGTCATACACCCAATTCGACTATGCACGCGAAAAAGGCGATGCATATTGGCTGTATATAGTCGAACACGCGACCGATCCAGCACAAGCCCGCGTGCTCAGAATTCAGAATCCCGCTGGCCAAGCTCGAACATTCACGTTCGACTATGGCTGGAGCCAGATAGCCAGAACTGATTCGCCCCGTTGA
- the mads1 gene encoding methylation-associated defense system helix-turn-helix domain-containing protein MAD1: MSDRSDEILTIDEVAAYLKAGKRTVYRLAASGKLPGFKLGGTWRFRRGDLDQWIATRINKKVDDSEGAE, encoded by the coding sequence ATGAGTGACCGCTCTGATGAAATTCTGACGATTGATGAGGTTGCTGCATATCTAAAGGCCGGCAAACGTACGGTATACCGTCTGGCTGCCAGCGGCAAACTGCCCGGGTTTAAGCTAGGTGGCACATGGCGGTTTAGGCGGGGTGACCTGGATCAATGGATCGCCACCCGTATCAACAAGAAGGTAGATGACAGCGAGGGGGCAGAATGA